A window of the Dyadobacter pollutisoli genome harbors these coding sequences:
- a CDS encoding sigma 54-interacting response regulator — MKKKILIVEDQFIEANHLRIMLERAGYEVSGIARSVEQAEEQVAKEAPALVLLDIFLTGTRTGIELAEQLREANIPFIYLSANSNEEILNAAKATHPNGFLVKPFREKDLLVALQIAEYHHENGLEAKLRKEAIFQKQLTAITQEKLAREQTLLKIAQVLQPLFPFDMMAVGYVGELPHVTHVLHFLRIGFNEYQVIDAQGLRVVSNLKLEEFNTLQSKMTPAVDVEIHTGAAFKKLAAEPSVRKLIATTFGMNSYLGFPLQTVHQVHGLPFLAFYSRRPDAYNEEHKALCYRMMPLLSQTLQHLVKSEKPAAFEQDRNVSPTTYSTNNQVNTFEGIIGQSHLLLNVFDLISQVAPVDTSVLITGESGTGKERVADTIHALSMRKTQPLIKVNCAALPTNLIESELFGHEKGAFTGAFEKRTGRFEQANNGTIFLDEIGDMPLETQVKLLRVLQQKEIERLGGKAPVKVDIRIIAATNRNLEKEVAEGRFRLDLYYRLNVFPIQMPSLSDRKEDIPLLVDHFLQYYGRKTGKKITGVSEKGLRALALYDWPGNIRELENVIERSVLLAKGTLIDQIILPTNSVAKVSGKSEEARLKTIFENERDHIIAVLKKCNGRIRGSQGAAEILDIPPSTLGSKMKKLGIKRDFGY, encoded by the coding sequence ATGAAGAAAAAGATACTCATCGTTGAAGACCAGTTTATTGAAGCCAACCACCTTCGCATCATGCTGGAACGCGCGGGATACGAGGTTTCCGGTATCGCCAGGTCGGTAGAGCAAGCGGAGGAGCAGGTTGCGAAAGAAGCGCCGGCATTGGTACTTCTGGACATTTTTCTCACCGGAACACGGACTGGCATTGAGCTGGCGGAGCAATTGCGGGAAGCGAATATTCCCTTCATTTACCTTTCTGCTAATTCCAATGAAGAGATCTTGAATGCGGCCAAAGCTACGCATCCCAATGGGTTTCTGGTCAAGCCTTTCAGGGAAAAGGATCTGCTGGTAGCATTGCAAATCGCTGAATATCATCATGAAAATGGATTGGAAGCCAAATTGCGGAAGGAAGCGATTTTTCAAAAACAGCTCACCGCCATTACGCAGGAAAAACTAGCCAGGGAACAAACATTACTGAAAATTGCACAGGTTTTGCAACCTCTTTTTCCTTTCGACATGATGGCGGTCGGGTATGTGGGCGAGCTCCCACATGTGACACATGTGCTTCACTTTCTAAGGATTGGATTTAACGAATATCAGGTTATAGATGCACAAGGGCTGCGTGTTGTATCCAATCTGAAATTGGAAGAATTTAATACCCTGCAAAGCAAAATGACCCCCGCTGTGGACGTGGAAATTCATACCGGCGCAGCTTTTAAAAAACTGGCAGCTGAACCGTCTGTGAGAAAGTTGATAGCGACGACTTTCGGAATGAATTCGTATCTCGGTTTTCCGCTTCAAACAGTGCATCAAGTGCATGGTTTGCCTTTTCTGGCTTTTTATAGTCGCCGCCCGGATGCGTATAATGAAGAGCACAAGGCGCTATGTTACCGTATGATGCCACTTCTTTCACAGACTTTGCAGCATTTGGTTAAATCAGAGAAACCCGCTGCGTTTGAGCAAGATCGCAATGTTTCTCCGACGACTTATTCTACTAATAATCAAGTAAATACTTTTGAAGGCATCATTGGGCAGAGTCATTTACTGCTCAATGTTTTTGACCTCATTTCGCAGGTTGCCCCAGTGGATACCTCCGTGCTGATTACCGGCGAAAGCGGCACGGGAAAAGAACGGGTTGCGGATACCATTCACGCGCTTTCAATGCGGAAAACACAACCACTGATCAAAGTGAATTGCGCCGCATTACCAACAAACCTGATCGAATCGGAATTGTTCGGGCATGAGAAAGGAGCCTTCACCGGTGCTTTCGAAAAGAGGACCGGAAGGTTTGAGCAGGCCAATAATGGTACTATTTTTCTGGACGAAATAGGGGATATGCCCTTGGAAACCCAGGTAAAACTCCTGCGTGTTTTACAGCAAAAAGAAATTGAGCGGCTCGGTGGAAAAGCGCCTGTCAAGGTCGATATCAGGATCATAGCGGCCACCAACCGGAACCTGGAAAAAGAAGTGGCGGAAGGGCGCTTTCGCCTGGATTTGTATTATCGCCTGAATGTGTTTCCGATCCAGATGCCCTCCCTCAGCGATCGCAAGGAGGACATTCCTCTGCTGGTGGATCATTTTTTGCAATACTATGGAAGAAAGACCGGGAAAAAGATAACAGGCGTCTCCGAAAAAGGCCTGCGGGCATTGGCTTTGTACGATTGGCCGGGAAATATACGCGAGCTTGAAAACGTGATCGAACGCAGCGTACTTCTTGCAAAGGGAACATTGATTGACCAGATCATACTACCCACGAATTCTGTCGCGAAAGTTTCCGGTAAATCGGAGGAAGCCCGTCTCAAAACAATCTTCGAGAACGAACGCGACCACATCATTGCCGTACTAAAGAAATGCAATGGTCGTATCCGCGGGTCCCAGGGGGCAGCAGAAATATTGGACATACCGCCATCCACCCTTGGCTCAAAAATGAAGAAACTGGGGATAAAGAGGGATTTTGGTTATTGA
- a CDS encoding Y-family DNA polymerase, with the protein MKRYVAIWFRHLTTDQLILLRPELADVPFVLASPERGRMVVRAASIAAKTSGIDKGMVVADARAVLPGLQIIDDDAELAGKLLYNLAEWALRYTPIAAMDLPDGLLLDASGCCHLWGGEVAYLKDIVTRLRGFGYDVRAAMADTIGAAWAASRYALTDTIISPGDQVNAMQVFPPAALRIEAVILEKMQKLGFYQIKGFIHIPRSVLRRRFGQSLLDRLGQALGYVHENLEPIQPLQPYQERLPSLEPILTATGIELALKRLLEQLCTRLAKEGKGLRQASLKCYRVDGEMRQIEIGTSSPSCSTHHLFRLFELKIATIEPALGIELFLLEAPVVEDMTEQQETIWNIAGQNKWAAIAELLDRLAGRAGTDIIHRYLPSEHYWPERSIAEASSLREEPAIPWRTNRPRPIHLLRNPERVEVTVPMPDYPPMLFRYKGQIHKVRKADGPERIEQEWWISEGLLRDYYILEDETGARFWIFRLGHYNEESNPEWFVHGFFA; encoded by the coding sequence ATGAAACGGTATGTAGCGATATGGTTCCGGCATCTGACCACCGACCAGCTGATACTGCTTCGGCCGGAACTGGCTGACGTGCCCTTTGTTCTGGCCTCTCCGGAGCGGGGGAGGATGGTGGTGAGAGCAGCAAGTATAGCAGCGAAAACCAGCGGAATCGACAAGGGGATGGTAGTCGCAGACGCCAGAGCGGTTTTACCTGGTCTGCAGATTATCGATGATGACGCTGAACTTGCCGGAAAACTATTATACAATCTTGCCGAATGGGCGCTTCGCTATACACCGATTGCGGCTATGGACTTACCCGACGGCCTGCTTCTGGATGCCAGCGGGTGCTGTCATTTGTGGGGTGGGGAAGTAGCATATCTAAAAGATATTGTTACCCGTTTGCGAGGGTTTGGATATGATGTGCGTGCGGCCATGGCAGATACTATTGGGGCCGCCTGGGCTGCCTCAAGGTATGCGTTAACCGATACTATAATAAGCCCGGGAGACCAGGTCAATGCCATGCAGGTATTTCCTCCGGCAGCTTTACGGATCGAGGCGGTCATTCTTGAAAAAATGCAGAAACTGGGTTTTTACCAGATCAAGGGCTTCATCCATATTCCCCGCTCGGTACTCAGAAGGCGCTTCGGTCAGTCTTTATTGGATCGTTTAGGTCAGGCGCTGGGTTATGTTCATGAAAACCTTGAACCCATTCAGCCACTGCAGCCCTACCAGGAGCGCCTACCTTCTTTAGAGCCAATTCTTACTGCAACAGGCATTGAATTAGCTTTGAAAAGATTGCTCGAGCAGCTTTGCACACGTCTTGCCAAAGAAGGGAAGGGACTCAGGCAAGCCTCTCTTAAATGTTACAGGGTCGACGGAGAAATGCGTCAAATTGAGATCGGTACCAGTAGTCCTTCCTGCAGTACCCATCACCTGTTCCGGCTTTTTGAGCTTAAAATAGCAACGATCGAACCGGCGTTAGGCATCGAACTTTTCTTGCTGGAAGCACCGGTTGTGGAGGATATGACTGAGCAGCAGGAAACAATTTGGAATATAGCAGGTCAAAACAAATGGGCGGCAATTGCGGAATTGCTAGACCGTCTGGCAGGTCGTGCCGGTACTGATATTATACACCGGTACCTGCCCTCCGAACACTACTGGCCAGAACGCTCCATCGCGGAAGCTTCGTCACTCAGAGAAGAGCCGGCAATTCCCTGGCGTACGAATCGGCCCAGACCGATACATTTACTGCGCAACCCCGAACGAGTGGAGGTGACTGTTCCCATGCCCGACTATCCTCCAATGCTTTTTCGCTATAAAGGACAAATCCATAAAGTACGAAAAGCCGACGGCCCGGAACGGATCGAGCAGGAATGGTGGATTTCTGAGGGGCTTCTCCGCGACTATTACATTTTGGAAGACGAAACAGGTGCTCGCTTTTGGATATTCAGGTTAGGACATTATAATGAAGAATCCAACCCGGAATGGTTTGTCCATGGTTTTTTCGCATGA
- a CDS encoding ImuA family protein, whose protein sequence is METAMRKSELIARLRSEILSLQGFRTPSLGQHSDFGLGPVEAAFPNGVFPIGAIHEFISSATEESAATSGFMAALAGRLMKEDGICLWIGTRRSVFPLALHFFGAAPERVIFVDVKKERDLLWMIEEGLKCEALAAVIGEIKEISLTGSRRLQLAVEQSKVTGLLHRVNPRLNNPVASVCRWQISPIPSQLDTGLPGVGFARWNVQIVKVRNGEPGSWQLEWSNGRFTPITRPVIKRVGKRQILRAV, encoded by the coding sequence ATGGAAACTGCAATGAGAAAAAGTGAGCTGATTGCCAGACTGCGAAGCGAAATATTATCGCTGCAAGGTTTCCGGACGCCTTCCTTGGGTCAGCACAGCGATTTTGGCTTAGGGCCTGTCGAGGCGGCATTCCCTAATGGTGTTTTCCCAATAGGTGCTATTCATGAATTTATAAGTAGTGCCACAGAGGAATCTGCGGCAACATCTGGCTTTATGGCGGCGCTGGCAGGCCGTCTGATGAAAGAAGATGGTATATGTCTGTGGATCGGTACGAGAAGATCAGTGTTTCCGTTGGCCCTTCACTTTTTTGGTGCCGCGCCTGAAAGAGTCATATTTGTTGACGTAAAAAAGGAACGTGATCTCTTATGGATGATTGAGGAAGGGCTTAAATGTGAAGCATTGGCTGCCGTTATTGGTGAAATAAAAGAGATTAGCCTGACGGGTTCGCGGCGACTGCAACTGGCTGTAGAACAGAGTAAGGTAACCGGTTTATTGCACCGGGTCAACCCACGCCTGAATAATCCTGTTGCTTCGGTTTGCCGCTGGCAAATAAGCCCCATTCCCAGCCAATTGGACACCGGTCTGCCGGGAGTAGGATTTGCACGGTGGAATGTGCAAATCGTCAAGGTCCGAAACGGAGAGCCTGGGAGTTGGCAATTGGAATGGAGCAATGGCCGCTTTACACCCATTACCCGGCCTGTTATCAAAAGAGTAGGGAAGCGGCAAATACTTCGCGCTGTGTAG
- a CDS encoding amidohydrolase: MKTILIAILALTSMTLHAQKNADLIVTNGKIATMIKAGEFVQAVAVKDGIILATGDSKSILSAYQNVKTNIIDAGGKTIVPGINDSHIHIIREGLHYNAELRWDGVKTLARAMQMLKEQAARTPPGVWVKVVGGWNEFQFEEKRQPTLAEINAAVPDKPVFITYLYGKAFLNKKGIETLGYDSKTHYEGSLVELDGEGNPTGMLYAKETPKAIYTTLGLTTKLSHEERLNSTLQYYRELNRFGITSAGDAAGGGQNFPADYAVALELAKNGKLNIRTSYFLFAQQKGKELQDYQNWVKTAFPNKNDHMLMPNGYSTEGAGENLVATAADFENFLEPRTILSDSMEGDLEPVIRLLVQNHWPFRLHATYGESIERMLAIFEKVNKEIPFDGLRWFFDHAETITDSQLARVKQLGGGIAVQFRMYYQGELYNKLYGQPDKQLPPIKKMLAMGIPVGMGTDATRISTFNPWMAFHWLLTGKTIGGMQFWPKDQVLDRFTAMHIYTSGSAWFTGEDTLKGKLAKGMYADFTVLSKDYFKVSTDEVRSIESLLTIVNGKVVYAAGPYKKLDPEIPAVIPEWSPVKFYGGYQSKN; encoded by the coding sequence ATGAAAACGATACTTATTGCAATACTCGCATTGACGAGCATGACTTTGCATGCCCAAAAGAATGCCGACCTGATCGTTACCAACGGAAAGATCGCAACGATGATAAAAGCCGGGGAGTTTGTACAGGCGGTGGCCGTTAAAGATGGGATCATACTTGCCACCGGCGATTCCAAAAGCATATTATCGGCCTATCAGAATGTAAAAACGAACATCATTGATGCCGGGGGCAAAACCATCGTGCCCGGCATCAACGACAGCCATATCCACATCATCCGTGAAGGCCTGCATTACAATGCAGAACTTCGCTGGGACGGCGTGAAAACCCTCGCAAGAGCGATGCAAATGCTAAAAGAGCAGGCAGCAAGGACTCCGCCCGGCGTGTGGGTGAAGGTCGTAGGTGGCTGGAATGAATTTCAGTTTGAGGAAAAACGGCAGCCTACATTGGCGGAGATCAACGCAGCGGTTCCCGATAAGCCGGTCTTTATTACCTACCTGTACGGTAAAGCATTTTTGAATAAAAAGGGAATTGAAACGCTGGGTTATGACAGCAAAACCCATTATGAAGGGAGCCTGGTGGAGCTCGACGGTGAGGGCAACCCAACAGGCATGTTGTATGCCAAAGAAACCCCGAAAGCCATTTACACAACGTTGGGGCTGACTACCAAACTTTCGCATGAAGAAAGGCTGAACAGCACGCTGCAGTACTACCGCGAACTGAACCGATTTGGCATCACCAGCGCGGGAGACGCGGCCGGTGGCGGGCAGAATTTCCCTGCCGACTATGCGGTAGCCCTGGAACTCGCCAAGAATGGTAAGCTAAATATCCGGACGTCCTATTTCCTGTTTGCCCAACAAAAAGGAAAGGAATTGCAGGATTACCAAAATTGGGTAAAAACAGCCTTCCCGAATAAAAATGACCATATGTTGATGCCGAATGGTTATTCCACGGAAGGCGCCGGTGAAAACCTGGTAGCTACGGCGGCCGATTTTGAAAATTTTCTGGAACCAAGGACTATCCTGTCGGATAGTATGGAAGGTGATTTGGAACCTGTGATCCGTTTGCTGGTGCAAAACCACTGGCCGTTCAGATTGCACGCGACCTATGGCGAATCCATTGAAAGGATGCTGGCGATTTTTGAAAAAGTGAATAAGGAAATTCCTTTTGACGGGCTACGCTGGTTTTTTGATCATGCCGAAACCATTACCGACAGCCAGTTGGCACGAGTAAAGCAACTAGGCGGCGGGATTGCAGTACAATTCCGAATGTATTACCAGGGAGAGCTGTACAACAAGCTTTACGGCCAGCCAGACAAACAATTGCCTCCAATCAAGAAAATGCTGGCAATGGGAATCCCGGTCGGAATGGGCACGGATGCAACGCGAATTTCTACATTCAATCCCTGGATGGCGTTTCATTGGCTTTTAACCGGCAAGACCATTGGCGGCATGCAGTTTTGGCCCAAAGATCAGGTGCTCGACCGTTTCACAGCCATGCATATATACACCTCCGGCAGCGCCTGGTTTACAGGCGAAGATACATTGAAAGGTAAGCTTGCAAAAGGCATGTACGCGGATTTCACGGTACTATCGAAGGATTACTTCAAGGTCTCGACCGATGAAGTCAGAAGCATTGAATCACTGCTCACCATTGTAAACGGCAAAGTAGTGTACGCCGCTGGCCCTTATAAAAAGCTCGATCCTGAGATTCCGGCAGTGATTCCGGAATGGTCGCCTGTGAAATTTTACGGAGGTTATCAGAGTAAAAACTAA
- a CDS encoding tetratricopeptide repeat-containing sensor histidine kinase, with the protein MLKNLLLLCFLSISLPGTGQDPGPFTAKDTKPLVLALRRSTPDTGKVQLLLKLSDQYYYRLNRQPSDIEKALSYTLEAKKLSISLDYHKGEGISELLLSRILPQKNERENGRKAALKAIAILTKYNEYFQLGEAYYTMSGYYSTNAEEIGQRIALVEKSSEAFGKAGNKEKQGHIYMQLGDLYVTQGSTAKALSALRQSLAFFKAAGYKNLMGVYDLLGRIYLEIGSVDQAIEHGLLAERTAKMLGDTSSMQLCTIYNRLGNAYNALNRFDKQREYQTKALVLALRLKDAESVHIIAVNLAVCMQRLGDFDHALSMLNESVKKYPLKTDNSKVLVYGQYLIIYGKLNLSLGRKYSNIVEEITSKSTLSNINLRYAYNCLILFYFEDKNYKKLEMNLKKSNELARKANFRIYLYQNYLYSARLDSIRGNYSGALENYQKYSLLKDSVFRESKARQMSQLEILYDVEKKNDSIQFLTKQSGLQSGMLRQAGLIQNITYVSIGLLLVIIALLIAGYRLMQKSNRNITVKQDEINRKNISLEHLVNEKEWLIKEIHHRVKNNLHMVAGLLDSQSEYLKTEEAKTAIADSQHRIQSMSMIHQKLYQTENLSSIDISAYIYEMVQYLKDSFDTNQQIHFQLEIERIEMNISHSIPLGLILNEAITNAMKYAFKGDREGTIFIAFKPIGTDYFQLIIADNGIGLRPDFDIKRAGSFGMTLIQGLCDDIGGTLSVKNQDGVTITIEFLYQNEEKDTHR; encoded by the coding sequence ATGCTCAAAAATCTGCTTCTCCTATGTTTTTTATCAATATCCCTGCCCGGCACCGGCCAGGATCCAGGCCCCTTTACCGCAAAGGATACCAAACCGCTCGTGTTAGCGCTGAGAAGAAGCACTCCGGACACTGGCAAAGTACAACTGCTTTTAAAGCTGAGCGATCAATATTATTATCGGCTCAACAGGCAGCCCAGTGACATTGAAAAGGCTTTGTCCTACACATTGGAAGCAAAAAAACTGAGCATTTCGCTGGACTATCACAAAGGAGAAGGGATCAGCGAACTGCTGCTTTCGCGCATATTACCTCAAAAGAACGAAAGAGAAAACGGCAGAAAGGCTGCGTTGAAAGCAATCGCGATTTTGACAAAATACAATGAATACTTCCAATTAGGAGAGGCTTATTATACCATGTCGGGCTATTACTCCACTAATGCAGAGGAGATAGGCCAGCGGATCGCACTGGTTGAAAAGTCATCAGAAGCTTTTGGGAAAGCCGGCAACAAAGAGAAGCAGGGACATATTTATATGCAGCTCGGTGACTTGTATGTAACCCAAGGATCAACGGCTAAGGCTCTTTCAGCGCTTAGACAGTCGCTCGCCTTTTTCAAGGCAGCCGGGTACAAGAACCTCATGGGTGTTTATGATCTTCTGGGGCGTATTTACTTGGAAATAGGGTCTGTAGACCAAGCGATCGAACACGGTTTGCTGGCAGAACGTACCGCCAAAATGCTTGGTGACACAAGCAGTATGCAGTTGTGTACGATCTACAACCGGCTAGGAAATGCGTACAATGCGCTCAATAGATTTGATAAGCAGCGTGAATATCAAACCAAGGCGCTTGTTTTAGCACTTCGTTTGAAGGATGCAGAGTCAGTCCACATCATTGCGGTAAACCTCGCTGTTTGTATGCAGCGTCTTGGAGATTTCGATCACGCATTATCGATGTTAAATGAAAGTGTCAAGAAATATCCATTGAAAACAGATAACAGCAAGGTTTTAGTCTATGGACAATATCTGATCATTTATGGAAAATTAAATCTATCGCTGGGACGGAAATATAGTAACATTGTCGAAGAAATTACGTCCAAATCAACCCTTTCAAATATCAATCTTCGGTACGCGTACAATTGTCTGATCCTGTTTTATTTTGAGGACAAGAATTACAAAAAACTTGAAATGAATTTGAAAAAGAGCAATGAGCTAGCCAGAAAGGCAAATTTCAGAATATATCTTTATCAGAACTATCTCTATAGTGCCCGACTGGATTCTATCAGAGGAAACTACTCGGGCGCATTAGAAAACTACCAGAAATACAGCTTGCTGAAAGATTCAGTTTTCAGGGAAAGCAAAGCCCGGCAGATGAGCCAGTTGGAAATACTTTATGACGTCGAGAAAAAGAATGACAGCATACAGTTTCTGACCAAACAATCCGGGCTGCAGTCAGGCATGCTCCGCCAGGCGGGCCTTATTCAAAATATCACTTACGTGAGCATTGGGCTGTTACTGGTCATTATTGCGCTTTTAATTGCAGGTTACCGGCTAATGCAAAAAAGTAACAGGAATATTACTGTCAAACAGGACGAGATTAACCGAAAGAACATCTCTTTGGAACATTTGGTCAATGAAAAAGAATGGCTGATCAAGGAAATTCACCATCGGGTCAAAAACAACCTGCATATGGTAGCGGGCCTGCTCGACAGCCAGTCGGAATACTTGAAAACGGAGGAGGCAAAAACAGCCATCGCCGACAGCCAGCACCGGATCCAGTCCATGTCGATGATTCACCAGAAGTTGTATCAGACCGAAAATCTCTCGTCGATAGACATATCCGCCTACATTTATGAAATGGTGCAATACCTGAAAGATAGTTTTGATACCAATCAGCAGATTCATTTCCAGCTTGAAATTGAACGTATTGAAATGAATATCAGCCATTCCATTCCATTGGGGTTGATACTGAACGAGGCGATCACCAATGCTATGAAATATGCTTTTAAAGGAGACAGAGAAGGCACTATTTTCATTGCTTTCAAACCAATTGGAACCGACTACTTTCAGCTTATCATTGCGGATAACGGGATAGGGTTACGGCCGGATTTTGACATCAAACGTGCCGGCTCGTTTGGGATGACATTGATTCAAGGTCTTTGCGACGATATCGGGGGCACATTGAGTGTCAAAAACCAGGACGGTGTTACGATTACGATTGAATTTTTATATCAAAATGAAGAAAAAGATACTCATCGTTGA
- a CDS encoding alpha/beta fold hydrolase, whose translation MKSLFLLNRTFSQSWNRLFYISALLITLVACDTKKGDQASAPEKADSTAASVAVPPADPPANFKHETATVNGIKIHYVIGGKGEPLLLVHGFGQNWFMWNRLLPELSKHFTVIAPDLRGVGESDKPETGYDKKTMATDLHELMKKLGYSNINLAGHDIGLMVAYAYAAQFPTDVKKIALMDALLPGIEPVWSQVSAGAWWFGFFGWPASGSIVAGREREFLTNFWPMVGHVKDPFTKQETDEFIRAYAVSGGTTGAFHWFGAFPQDGKDNVELAKHKLPMPLLALGGEYFAAAFLKDHSKLVATHVTEAKIPGSGHWVVQENTAAVQKALMDFFMADSTKAQ comes from the coding sequence ATGAAATCACTATTCCTTTTGAACCGTACGTTTTCACAAAGCTGGAATCGTCTGTTTTACATTTCGGCCCTACTGATCACATTAGTTGCCTGTGACACCAAAAAAGGTGACCAGGCCAGCGCACCGGAAAAGGCGGACAGCACAGCCGCATCCGTTGCGGTACCACCCGCCGACCCGCCTGCGAACTTTAAGCACGAAACTGCCACCGTCAATGGTATTAAAATCCATTACGTTATTGGAGGCAAAGGCGAGCCATTACTACTTGTTCACGGTTTTGGACAAAACTGGTTTATGTGGAACCGGCTGCTGCCTGAGCTCTCGAAACATTTCACGGTCATAGCGCCTGATTTGCGCGGTGTGGGAGAATCGGACAAACCTGAAACTGGCTATGATAAAAAAACGATGGCCACCGATTTGCATGAATTGATGAAGAAGCTCGGCTATTCAAACATTAACCTTGCCGGCCACGACATTGGATTAATGGTAGCGTATGCCTACGCAGCTCAATTCCCAACAGATGTCAAAAAGATCGCTTTGATGGATGCATTGCTTCCTGGTATTGAGCCGGTATGGAGCCAGGTTTCGGCCGGAGCTTGGTGGTTTGGCTTCTTTGGCTGGCCGGCTTCGGGAAGCATTGTGGCAGGCAGAGAAAGGGAGTTTCTCACTAACTTCTGGCCGATGGTGGGGCATGTGAAAGATCCATTTACCAAACAGGAAACGGATGAGTTTATACGTGCTTATGCCGTTTCGGGTGGGACTACCGGCGCATTCCATTGGTTTGGTGCATTTCCGCAGGATGGAAAAGACAATGTAGAATTGGCCAAACATAAGCTTCCGATGCCGCTTCTGGCCCTGGGCGGCGAATATTTCGCAGCAGCTTTCCTGAAAGATCACTCCAAACTGGTCGCTACTCATGTTACCGAGGCTAAAATCCCGGGATCCGGGCATTGGGTGGTGCAGGAAAACACCGCGGCCGTTCAAAAGGCATTGATGGATTTCTTCATGGCAGACAGTACAAAAGCCCAATAA
- a CDS encoding alpha/beta hydrolase, with translation MNNLPFRHSFGSATANETAKMKSNPSKTILFITGAFVSNSCWDEWKLYFENKGYQTFAPPWPHKDAPAEELRNRQPDPAIASMTLATLIEHYAEIAANLPEKPIIIGHSIGGLITQLLLQRDLGAVGIAIHSVPPQGIMTFKLSFLIAGWGPLGFFTPVGKSFMISFRQWQYAFTNGLPLEVQKQGYYDLAIPESKQIVRDTITKVAHVDFEKPHAPLLLISGTEDHTIPASLNFSNYRKYRSSGSVTDFKKFPGRTHYVLGQAGWEEIAEYIQNWLGKHS, from the coding sequence TTGAACAACTTACCATTCAGGCATTCTTTTGGCTCTGCTACCGCAAACGAAACAGCCAAAATGAAAAGCAATCCTTCTAAAACTATCCTTTTTATTACTGGCGCCTTTGTCAGTAACAGTTGTTGGGACGAATGGAAATTGTACTTTGAGAACAAAGGTTACCAAACTTTTGCGCCTCCCTGGCCCCACAAAGATGCACCTGCCGAAGAGCTGCGCAACCGGCAACCGGATCCGGCCATCGCCTCCATGACATTGGCAACATTGATCGAACATTATGCAGAGATCGCTGCCAATCTACCCGAGAAACCCATTATCATCGGACATTCCATCGGAGGACTGATTACACAATTACTCTTGCAGCGTGATCTCGGAGCAGTGGGAATCGCTATCCATTCCGTTCCGCCACAAGGGATTATGACATTCAAATTGTCATTCCTGATAGCAGGCTGGGGACCGCTTGGTTTTTTTACGCCTGTCGGCAAATCTTTTATGATATCGTTCAGGCAATGGCAGTATGCTTTTACGAACGGGCTGCCGCTGGAAGTTCAAAAACAAGGGTACTACGACCTGGCGATCCCTGAATCCAAACAGATCGTAAGGGACACGATCACAAAAGTGGCTCACGTTGACTTTGAAAAACCGCACGCCCCGCTCCTGCTCATTTCCGGTACTGAGGACCACACGATTCCTGCTTCCCTTAATTTTTCCAATTATCGTAAATACAGAAGCAGCGGCTCGGTCACAGATTTCAAAAAATTCCCCGGCCGCACGCATTATGTGCTCGGGCAAGCAGGTTGGGAGGAAATTGCCGAATACATTCAAAACTGGCTTGGAAAACATAGCTGA